GGAATAGTGGACCACTTGCCGCTGTTCATTCCTTTGGTACAATAAAAATCCCAGGATACGGCGTCGTCTATGCCTTTGCCCGAGAGGTATTGGCGCTGGCTTTCCTGCGCCACGGCGACCGTGGCGAAAAGAAACAGGAGCGCCGTCAAAAATCTAAACTTGCTCTTCATCGTGCTATATTTGTGCTGTATGGATTTATATTTTTACCGATCGACAATAAATCATCGGGCGGAGGAGTTTTGCCTTGTATAAAACTGGTCGGATCAAGTACCTCAAAAAAGCAATTAGAGCTATGTAGGGCTGGTTTGCAACGGTTTGCGTATCGAAAAAATCCGGGAAGGGTTCCGGCCTCGGTACCAATTTTTTATGAAGAAAAAATCGGGGAGCAAAATGCATGTTTATAAAAAACGACAGCCCCACGCTTAAGGACGAGGGGCTGTCGGAACGAGGTTGGAAATAGATGAGGATTTTACCTTTCGTCCTCGATAAGCGTATGGGCGCATGGCGATTCAAACTCCGCTTGGAAAGTGACATGGTTAATGTCGAACTCGTCAAGCAAAGTCTTCTTTAAATTGTCGAACACCGTTGCGGTATCGCTGATAGGTATGTTTTTTTCAAACTCGATATGGGCTTCCAAATGGGTGTCATTATCGTTGAGTTGCCAAAGGTGGGCGTGGTGCATACCTTTTACATCAGGGTGCTCCGTTACTTTTTGGCTAACGGATTCCAGCTGAATATCCGATGGAGCGAACTGCATCAACACTTTCAAAGTCTGGGTGAGAAGCCCGTACGAAGAATAAATCAGATAAAGAGCCACGGCGATAGACAATAGGCTATCGACCCAATAGATCTTGAAATAAAACATCACGGCACCGCCTATAAGCACGGCCACCGACGAGATCATATCTGTAAACAGGTGCAGGTACGCCGAACGCATATTCATATTGTTGTCGGCTTCGTCCTTGATCAGTAGCACGCTGGCGCCGTTGAGCAAGACGCTCAGGCCAGCCAAAACCATTACGGTCACCGACTTGATCTCGATAGGAGAGTAAAGGCGTTCTACGGCTTCTTTGATCAGGAAAACGGCGATAACCAACAGCGTAGCCGAGTTGATCATGGCGGCGACGATTTCCGCGCGTTTATAACCGAAAGTCCGGCGCTGGCAAGAGGGGCGTTTGGTTAGTTTATTGGCGAAGTAGCTAATAAGCAAAGCCACCACGTCGCTGAAATTGTGCAGGGCGTCGGAGAGGAGGGACAAACTGCCGGAGAGCAGGCCCCCAACCGCCTGTCCGACGGTAATGAGAATGTTGAGGAAAATAGTGACGGCCAGTTTGGTGCCTTTCAGGTCGCCGTGGTGATGGTGGTGATGACCATGACCGTGATTGTGTCCGTGTGAATGGGAATGGGCCATATCTTTTTTGTCATGTATATATTCGGTTGTGCCAATATCGGGAATTTATAGCGCAACCGGGTTGCAATAGGGTGAAAGGCCCTCCGAAATCCGATTTGGGTGATGTTGGGTTCTTTTTTGTATTCCCGGAAATGACAAAGCCCGACGGCCAAATTTATTAACCGTCGGGCTCTGAATTTCTAGTAGGGAGGGTTTGTTAAGGCTTAAAGACTTGTGTCTTTCTTACTGTTAATGATCTCGATAAGGCGTTCAAGTTGCGTATCTCGGTCTCCTAAAATCATATCAAGATCCGCTTCGAGCTTAATGTCGGGTTGGGTTCCGTTACCGTCCAGCGTTTTACCGTTTCGTTGGAGCGATATCATGGTCGAAATTTTATATTTCAGTTCCGAGTTTTTGAGTTCGAAATAAGTGGAACGGCCACTAGACCCGTCAGTGGTAACGCCTACGAGTTTTACGTTATCCAAACCTTTGAATGCGGAGGCCAGAATAGAAGACGCACTAAAGCAGCGCTCGTTCATTAAAATATAGACGTTGCCAGTAAAGGGCTTTTTACCTGTTTTGAGGACCATATAGTGCGGTTCGCTGAATTTTGCGAAATCAAAATCCTTTTCTGGACGGAAAGCTTTGTTGAACCGGTCAATGGCCTTTCGGTCTTTTCGGGTGAACTTATCGGAGCCGTAGCGATAGAGATACCTTTCGTCCATTCCGTCAATTGTTTTTTTATCGTCGGCGTCAGTGCGTACGTAAGCCACGTTGGCGACCCACGGACTCTGATCTTTCGCAACGATATACAGGGCGAGCATATTGATGATATCTCGGCTACCTCCCTTGTTGTAGCGGATGTCGATGATTAGGTTTTCGGCGTGCTGGAAGGTTTTCATGCTTTCAAAAAGGTGATTTTTGAAGCTTGGTTCCTCTTCAAATGAATACATTTTAGGAATCGCCATATACCCTGTTTTTTTCCCTATCCATGAGGACAGTTTATAGTATTTTTTGTCGTCCAGATAGTCGTCGTACTTTCTTCTGATATCCGCTATGCTCACATACTTTTCCCTATTAGTACGAGGGGATGCTTCCAGCGTGATTTTTTGACCGTTAGTATTGGAAAGCGTAAGAGCGATCAGGCCACTGACTTTTTTACCGTTCATATACATAAGCGGGCCGTATTTTCTAAGGTCTTCGGCGCCTCGTGTCAGCATGGAAGCGTATGGAGCCTTAATGTTTTCGGTGGCGAACTGTGACAAGAAGTCCTGCATTTCGATACCGTTAATTGAAGTCAAGTATGGGAAGTCCGCATTATAAAGGTCATATTTCCTGTCGTTCTTTTTGAGGGCGATTAGCTTGTTTTGGTAATTGGCGAGCAACATCGGAAAATAAAGCTTGTCCTGGGGAATGGTGTCGAAATCCACACCCGCCCATTTAACCCTAGCGTGGCGATCGCCTATTTTAAAAATGATTTTTGATACATTGGAAACAAAATCTCTAGTGTCAACTTCCTCCTTTTCTTTGAGCTCACTTCTGAGCTGGCCGATGGCCGTTTTGTAGTCGTAATCTGTGATATGGATATAGGAGGAACGTTCTTCTAGATTGTTTTCAAACTGTCGTAAATCTTCCAACGCTTTTTGTGAGCTAAGTTTTTGTTGGGCGAAAAGGGGTGAGTTCGAAAGTAGGAGTAGTGTGATAAATAATGATCTGAAGAGCGGCATACTTGGTTGATTGTGAGATAAACATGAAATAAGCGCACAAATTACATTAATTTCTTATGAAAATCATTTTGTTTGAGTTTTAAAAGTTCAAAAAAAGACTGATTAAGTTATTTAAATGTTTTTAGTGCAAAAATATGGTTTTGATTAAGGAAAATGAAGATCAGTTATTAATACATAAAATTATATGTAGAGCTTTTTCACCATACGTCTTTTGCTATGGCGTATTTGGAATGGGACAAGAGTAGAAGTACCGCTGAAGAAATCCAGTACATAGATGATAATAAAGAAAAAGAAATGGCAGAACGGAGGGCTTAAGTTTAGATCAGCTATATGCTCTGGGAGAAAAATTTCAACAAACAAAAAGTCCCGCAACTGGCGGGACCTTTTTTATCGAAATACGCTAAAGGCGCATTGTAGTATCTGTGACTTTAGGCACTTCAAGTAAATGAGTTTATGGTTGTAAAGGAACGAAGTCCAGGATTTTAACACAATACCCGAGCAGTCTCTTTACGTTTTACTATTTACTCAGTACCAATCAAATTACGCTTGGTTAACCTCGTCCTTGATCTTGTTGATCGAGGCTTTGGCGTCGCCGAAGAGCATTTTGGTACGCTCCCCGAAGAAGAGCGGGTTTTCGATGCCGGCGTAACCTTTGTTCATACCGCGCTTCATTACCACTACGGTTTTGGCCAATTCCACATCGAGGATAGGCATACCGTAAATCGGGCTCGTAGTGTCTTCTTTGGCCGCAGGGTTTACCACGTCGTTGGCGCCGATTACCAACACTACGTCGGTAGTCGGGAATTCGGCGTTGGCTTGGTCGAGTTCGAGAAGCTTGTCGTAAGATACGTCGGCCTCGGCCAAGAGTACGTTCATATGGCCCGGCATACGTCCGGCAACCGGGTGGATGGCGTATTTTACGTCCACACCCTCGGCCGTAAGAAGTTGCTCAAGCTCGTGGATGGTGTGTTGGGCTTGCGCTACGGCGAGTCCGTAACCCGGTACCACGATTACTTTGCTGGCATACTTAAGCTGGATAGCCAAGTCGTTCGGCATTACTTCTTTCACCACTTGCTCACGGTCGTTGCCTGATCCGCCCGATCCGCCACTGAGTCCGCCCACGAGTACGTGGAGCAGGGTACGGTTCATGGCTTCGCACATCAGTACGGTAAGGATAATACCCGAAGCGCCTACGAGGATACCGCCGATGATCATTACGTTGTTACCGTAAATCAGGCCGGCGCCCATGGCTCCGATACCGGTGAACGAGTTAAGCAAAGAGATAACCACGGGCATGTCGCCACCGCCGATAGGCGTTACGAACACTACGCCGTAGAAAAGAGATACGGCCAACAGGGCGATAACGAGGTTGAAGTCGAGAGAGTCGCCCATAGCGATCATAACGCTGATTGCGATTACGGCGATAAGCGTAAGCACGTTGATCACTTGCGGAGCGGGAAGCTTGAAGTTGTCGCGGAGGCTGCCGTTGAGTTTGCCGTAGGCGATCAAACTGCCTGAGAACGAAACGCTACCGATGATCAGGGCGAAAATGTCGGTGAATACCGCTGCGCTCATCATATCGGTGCCAGCCGGGAGGTTGTAAAATTCAACCAAGCCGATCAACATGGCGCAGGCGCCACCCAGACCGTTGAACAGCGATACCATTTCGGGCATCTTGGTCATCTGGATTTTCTTGGCGGCCACGAGTCCGATACCCGAGCCCAAGGCTACGCCGGCTACGATCCATCCGTAGTTGTTGTTGCCTTCGATAGGCTCGAACAAGGCTACGAGGATACCGAGAATCATACCCGCGGCGGCGGTAAGGTTGCCTTTCCGGGCGGTTTCGGGGTGGCTAAGCCCCTTGAGCCCTACAATAAACAGGATAATGCTGACCAGATAAAGCAGGTCGGTTATAGTTTTTTCCATCGTATTCTATATCAGTGGGGTTCCGGCAGGGCCGGCAATGTTCCCGTTTATTTCTTTTTCTTCTTGAACATTTCCAACATACGGTTGGTCACGGCAAAACCGCCGGCCACGTTGATCATGGCCAAGGCGATACCCAAGGTTCCGAGAACCAACGAGAAGTAGTCGCCCGCTTCGGCACGGCGGATCAGGATGATGGCGCCGATGATTACCACGCCGCTAATGGCGTTCGCGCCCGACATCAATGGCGTGTGCAGTACGGTAGGCACTTTGGAGATAATCTCCATGCCCAAGAAAGAGGCGATAACCAGGATGGTGATCATCCCGAAATTCTCGCCGATAAATTGGATAAGTATTTCTAGCATGGTGGTTCTTTTTGTAGTAAAAAGTAAAGCGTACTCAGTAAAGAGTACCGTGTGCGGGGTAAGAGAGGCGGGATTTATAGGCTAACAGCCTTGCCCAAAGTACTCTTTACCCTTTACTGTTTACTTTGTACTATACATTAAGCATTCTTAGCGTAATAGTTTTCCTTATTATGGGTGATGCAGCTTTTGGCTACGATCTCGTTTTCGAAATCGAGTTCGCCTTGCTCGTTCCACAAGAGCTTGAGGTAGTTCTCGATGTTCTTGCCGTAAAGGATTGAAGCGTGCTGGGCCACTTCCTCGGAGAGATTGGAGTGTCCTACTACGCTTACGCCGTTGTATACCACGGTTTCTTTGTCTTTGGTCACTTCGCAGTTACCGCCGGTTACCGATGCCATATCGATCACTACACTGCCCGCTTTCATGCGGTCGAGGGTAGTTTTCGGTACGAGTGTCGGCGCTGGGCGTCCGCGAAGCAGGGCGGTGGTGATGACGATGTCGGCCTTCTCGGCTTTGTCGGCGATCAGTGCGGCCTGTTTCTTTTTGTAGTCGTCCGACTGCTCTACGGCGTAACCGCCGGCAGCTTTGTCGTCGGTGGCGCCTTCCACCTCTACGAATTTGGCTCCGAGACTTTCCACTTCCTCTTTAGAGGCCGCGCGGGTATCGAAGGCTTCCACTACGGCGCCCAGACGGCGTGCGGTGGCGATGGCCTGAAGACCGGCTACTCCGGCGCCGAGGATCAGTACTTTGGCGGGCGGGATGGTGCCCGCTGCGGTGGTGAGCATCGGCATGTAGCGAGGCAGGAAGTCTGTGGCTTTGAGCACGGCGCGATAACCCGCGATCGAGGCCATTGAAGAAAGTACGTCCATTGACTGGGCCAGAGTGGTACGCGGCACCATGTCGAGGCTGAAGGCCGTGATTCCTTTCTCGGCAAGGAAAACGGTCAGTTTGTCGTCGTTGAAAGGAGCGAACTGGCAAATCAGGATAGCGCCCGGCTTGAGGCTCTGCGCTTCCTCTTGGTTGATCGGATCGATTGAGAAGACCAAGTCGGCGGTGGAGAGGACGGTTTTCCTATCCGTGGCCTCGGCGCCGGCGGCAGTGTAGTCCTTGTCCGAAAATTGGGCGTTGGCTCCCGCTCCGGTTTCCACCTTCACCTCGAATTTGTCCTTGAATTTCTTCACGGATTCGGGGCTGATGGCCACGCGCCGGTCGTCCGACTCTTTAAGTATTCCTAATAGCATGGTACTCATTTATAGTATTGTGGTTTTCTTCTTAAATATACCGGTATCTTGACCAGTGGATTATTTCCCGATAAAATATCGTGTCTTGAGAGCCGTATGAGACCGTTTTGGTCATACAGGCCGATATTTTACGTCAGGTGCTGGAAAAGGTTTCGGTTAAGACCGAGTTTCCTAAATGAGGACGCAAGTTAGTTACATTTGTTTTGGCAGAATATGACCGATATCATCAAAACCGGGGCTGTTAAATAGGAAAAGTCAGTAGAAGCTTTCGGTCCTGTTTCTTTTGGGCACATGGTGCCATTTTCGGCGAGAATGACGGAGGTGTTTGTATTGGATATTCCCGTGTTTGACTTTGGGCTTGCTGAGTGGCGGTCTTTTTTTGGTGCTGTCGAAACCTCGGAGACTTTGTCTTTGGGGATTAGGCAAAAACAGAACCCGCAAAAGGGGGCTGTTGTTGGGCAAAACAAAAGGGCGCCGATTAGCGCCCCTTGTTATTCCATTTAGTTGAACCTTAGTAAAGGACTCTTTACTAAAATTTAATTTTTATCAATGACCATAGAGTCCATGACTTCTCCGTTGAAGGAGTTGATTACTTTCATCTCAAGACGACGGCCGTCTACGCTGAAAAGGCTGAAGTGCCCGTCGTGGGCGGCTTTGGCTACGATTGGTCCGTGGTCGCAGTTGTCCGGATCCGGCGCCCAGTTGCGATTCAGTTTTCCGCCCGCTCCGGTAGTGATACTGATAAATCCGTCCTTGATTTCCGGATAAGTGTTGAGTGAATCCGCCGAGAATTGCGGAATTACGTTGCCGTCTTTGTCGTAAGGCTTCAGGCGCTCGTAAGTGTGGGCGTGTCCATTCAGGAGCAAGTCCACATTATTGCGGGCGAAGACCTCGTAAAGGTCGATCACGTGCTTGTTATCGCTTTTGTAAGAGCAAGTTTTGCCGTTGTGGTGCAGGTATACCACAATCCAGTCGTATTTTCCTTGGGCGTCGGCCAAGTCTTTCTCAAGCCACTTCACCTGCTTTTCAGGCTCGTAGAAATCGCCGTTACGCGAGTCAAGCGCTACGAAGTGCGTGTTTTGGTAATCGAAGCTGAAGTAGTGCTCGTTGCCAGGCAAGATCCACTCTTGGTCGAAATTGTCTTTCGGATTTGTTCCCCAGTCGTGGTTACCCAAGGCCGGGTAAAACGGAATATTACGCATGATCGACCTCATGGGGAAGAAGAAGTTCTTTTCGTAATTCTCGCTTTCGCCCTTGTAATAAACAATGTCGCCGAGGCCGATACCGAAGTCAGGGCGTACGGGCAGGTCGTTGATTCGGCCCGCTGTTACATCGGGAAATCCTTTTTTATGGATATGTTGCCCGATATCGCCCATGGCGTAGTAAGAGTATTTGTTGGTGCCTTTGGCCGGTTCGGTTCTCAGGTAATATTCTTCGCCGAAGGCCAAAAGTGAATCGTTGCTGTAAACCTTATAAAAATATTTGGTACCAGGCTTCAGGCCTTTGAGCTTGACGATGTTCATGGAGTTGACGCGCTGGTCTTCCACAATGCCAGTGGCCGTTAGATTCATGTTTTCCGGACTGGTACCGTACACTACCTTACATTCTTTCGCCACTCCGTTGGTTTTCCATGTTACGGTGGCGCTGTCGCCCCAAGCCATTTGCAGGTACGGTTGTCTTTTGAGTTCCAGTCCTTCGCTGGAGAGTGTGCTTTTTTTCTCTTGGGCACACGAAAAAGTCAGGAGAGCCCCGGCTACGAATGCCAGCGCTTTTCCTTTTCTGTTCATTAGGTTGAACATGATGCGTATGTATTAAAGTACAACAAAATATATCCGAGGATCCATGGCTTATTGTTATAGCGTAGAACACCATGGGGTTTGGATATGGGGCCAAAGTACTAAATTATTTTCCCAATTGGCCGAATTAAAACGGATAGAGACGCATTTGAGCGAAGAATATGTGTCGGGAACCTTGCCGAAATCCAAAAAAAATATTTAGCGCTAATATGGCGTATGTATTCTCGTGTTTTTTGTCGCTGTCAGAGGGATTCGATTCGTGTGTATTCTTTATCTCAAATGTTTTTGTGCGTCGATTTTGACTTTAGTTTCGATCCATTGGCCGAAATCCCTAAGGGACCTTTGGGTAGATTTGGATTAACGGATTTTTGACGGTTAATTTTTTTAAGATGATTAGAGAGAAAATTTCGATAGCGTCGGTAGCTTTGGCCTTGGCTGGTCAAGTATCGTGCATGGCGCCGAAGGAAGAGAGCGAGGGACCGTACAATGTGCTGTTCATAACCGTGGATGACTTGGGCCAAAGGCTGGGCGCATACGGAGACAATCAGGTGCATACGCCGAACATTGACCAACTGGCCTCTCGAGCGGCACTTTTTGAGAATGCTTATTGCGCCATACCGATTTGCATGGGTTCGCGCGCTTGTGCGCTGACAGGGGTGCACGCTCTTTCGCCGAACGTGAAGAACGGACTGCGCAGGGCGGATTCGCAACTCGGGGGAGCGACGGCGTTGCCGAAGTTGTTGAAAGGCCAAGGGTATTATACTATATCAAACGGAAAGGTGTTCCATGATCGAGATGATTCGGAAGACAGTTGGAGCGAGCCGGCTTGGCGCCCGCAGATAGAGGGCAAGAAGTGGCTGGACCCGGATTCGGAGAATTACCAGAAATACAGCAGTTACTCTTTTAAGGATCCGAAAACCAAAAAAAGAAAGAAAGTGGAAGGCTACCGCGGGCCGATAGTGGAAGGAGCCGACGTGCCAGACAGCGCATATTTTGACGGAAAGGTATTGGAGCGTTCCCTGATCGATTTGCGGAGGCTCAAAAAGAAAGGTCAGCCGTTTTTTCTGGCGGTTGGTTTCGTGAAACCGCACTTGCCGTTTTACGCTCCGAAGAAATATTGGGATATGTATGACCGGGAGGCCATCAAGGTAGCCGGGAATACGGATAAGCCTTTGAACCTACCGAAACAGGTACGGGGCTCAAGGGAATATACGATGTACCATCACCGTAATTTGGCCGACAGTACGGTGGAATTTCACAAGATGGCCAGACACGGTTATTACGCTGCGGTGAGTTATGTTGATAGCCTGTTGGGGCGTTTGATGGACGAACTGAAAGCCCAAGGTTTGGACAAAAACACGGTAGTGGTTTTCTGGGGCGACCATGGTTTTCATCTGGGTGAGCATAGTTTCTGGGGTAAACATAACGTAATGTCGAATGCCCTTTCGATTCCGATGATGGTCCGGATGCCGGGGCAGGAGAAGTCGGTTCGGGTATCCGTGCCGGCCAATGCTTCCGACCTTTATCCTACGGTTTGCGAGCTTTTGGGCGTAACCATTCCCGATCATGTGGGAGGAAACAGCTTGGTTCCGTATTTTAAAGGTCAAGGCAAGCCTACGCAGGCCGGTTACTCTTTTGCCCGTTGGCAAGGTGCGGATGTGGTGATGGACGGACGGTATGTATATTCCGAATGGCGCAAGGAAGGCAAAGTGATCGCGAAAATGCTTTACAATCATAAAAAGGATCCGGAAGAGAATAACAATGTAGCCCATGATCCGGTGTACGCTTCGACGGTGAAAGAGCTTTCAAAAGCGCTGGATGCGGAAAGGAAGCATCAAGCGACTGTGTATCCTAAGTAAGCTCTATTCTTTACGGGTTGAGGCTTGGTTTAGCCATTTGTTGTGATATGTTTTAGCATCTGATTCCCTTTCGGATAAAAATTCTGGAAGGGATTTTTTTTGTTTTCACCTCAGCGGAAGTGTTTTGATAGTGAGCCGAAAAGATATTATCGTTATCGTTATTTTTAACAAATTCGAAAAATATTGGTCTTATTGGACTGATTACAAACGTTATAAAAACGGGGCTTACTTTTCCTTTTTCATTATTTAGCTTATTCCGGTTTAAGATGGACTAAGAGCCATTTGTATTTATTCGATGGCGAAATAATTATATGGGCTGATTCGGCTTTTAATGTTACTTTTTTTGAGCGCTTTCCAAAAAACAGGGTATTTAATTCTTCTAATTAAAGAGAAGATTCTCAAGCGTTTTTCAAGTTGAAAGCTTCGATACCTAAGCGAAAAGGAAACCGAATAGTTCAATATATGGCTTGTGTGTGTGTTGGTGTAATGTGTTGCGTACTATAATAATTTGATTTTGTTAAAAAAGCCCGCGGATAGATAATAATGATTATAGTAGCATATGTAATTATCGATTTAATAATAAAAGTTAAGTAGTGGATAGTAAATTTAAAATGTCATAACAAAACAGCTGTCATAATGGCAATGAAATCATATATCTTCATACATTTGTAAATGAACTTGACTCTAAACGCCAATTGTTCATTAACGCCGAAAGGCGATTATATCTCAAAAAAGAGTCAAGATTCATCGATTAATACAAAAATGTAGTGTTGATTATGAGAAGGTGTGAGCGAACCGTATTGCTATTTTTTGGACTTGTCATAGCGTTGGGGACAAGGGGATTTTCACAGGAAACTTCTGCGGACAGCCCAATACCTTTTAACGCAAAGGCAAAGACTGGGCAACTTGGCAACGGGTTTCGATATTATATGCAGAAAAACGGAATTCCTAAAAAGGAAGTCCACTTTCGATTGATTATAAATGCGGGGTCAATCTTGGAGACCGAAGAGCAACGAGGCTTCGCACATTTTCTGGAGCATATGGCCTTTAATGGCAGTGAGCATTTTCCCGGTAATGGCATGATCGATTATTTGCAATCGATCGGCGTGGAATTCGGGATTGACCTGAACGCTTATACCGGCTATGACGAGACGGTGTACATGTTGCCGATGCCGGACAACAAGCCTGAGACGCTGGATCAGGGATTTCATATACTTGGGGATTGGCTTGGTGGACTGAAACTGAACACCGAAGATATTGACAAGGAGCGTGGTGTGATCTTGGAAGAATGGCGCACCACTATTGGCCTGCAGCAGAGGCTCAAGGACGAAATGTATCCTTTGCTTTACCACGGCTCCCGCTATTTGGACCGCCGTCCGATTGGTTTGATGGACGTGGTGACCAAGGAAGGCAACGACGAGGAAATCCGTAAGTTTTACCGTGACTGGTATCGTCCGAATTTGGCGACGCTGGTAGTCTCGGGTGATTTTGACGAAGCCGATATGCTCAAAAGAATTGAGGGCACTTTCGGTAAAATGAAAAATCCGGAAAACGAGAAGGAGAGAAAGCGTTACGGTGTGCCGAAACACAAGGAGACGTTGGTGAATATCATCCAAGACAAGGAAATCACCACCACATCGGTAAAAATCATAAGCAAGTTTCCTCACAAAGAGGAAAAAACACTGGGCGACTTGAAGCGTAGCGTGGTCAACCTGCTCTACACGTACATGGTTAACCAGCGTCTGAACGATATTTTCCAGAAGCCGGGCGCGCCTTTCCTCTATGCGCAGTCTTATGCCACCGCCGCTTCGGGCGGTACGGACCGTTACGTTTCTTTGGCTACCGTAAAATCGGGGCAGATAGTCGAAGGAGCCAAGGGATTGGCCAGAGAACTCGCTCGCATCAAGATTTACGGGTTTACCCAAGGAGACTTGGACCGCAAGAAAGAAATTCTGCATAAGGATTTTGACCGAGCGGCTATGGAAGAGGACAAGCAGACTTCGGGACAAATCGTGGGGATGCTTTCCAATCACGTTTTGTATGGCGAGGAGTATGCCGATATTAAATTCAAAAAGGAATTCGTACAGCGGGTACTCAAAGAAATCACCCTTAAGGATATCCAGAATCTGGTAAACGAGTATATCTCCGGTTCCGAAGAAAACCGTGTGGTTTTGGTCACGGCCCCGGAAGGTGACCCTGTACCTACTAAGGATGAGCTGTTAAAAGGTTTGGCGGAAGTTTCCGACGAAATTATTACGGCTTATGAGGGTATGGAAATCGACAAGCCGTTGATGTCCGTGCTTCCCGAACCTGTATCGCCTGTTAAGGACAAACATGATGAGGTATTGGACATCACTACCTTGGAATACGCAAACGGTGTGACGGTAACTTTGAAGTCTACCACATTCAAAAATAACGAAATACGCTTTTCTTCATTAAGGGAAGGCGGTTATTCACGGGCTTCTGACGCAAACTTCGATAACGCCTCCATGGCGGCCACTTTGGTAAGCCTTGGCGGGTTGGGCGAATTCGACACTCAGCAAGTGGACCGTATCAATTCCGGAAAACAGGTTTACGTAGCCCCTTATATGCATCGTTATACGGAGGGTGTTTCCGGTTTTTCATCGAACGAGGATTTCGAGACGCTGTTGCAATTGACATATCTGACGCACACGGCTCCGCGAAAAGACGTTCCTCAGTTTGAGCATTTCATTTCTAACAAAAAGGAATATAACCGAAAAAGCCTCAATAATCCGGATTCGTATTTCACCGACGGGATAAACAAGGTGATGATGCAAAACAGCCCGAGGACAGCCACTTTGCTGACACCGGAAAAGCTGGACAAAATTGATCTGGACAAGGCTTTTGACTTCTACGTTTCCCGTTTCGGATCCGCAAGAGGCACTAGATTCTTTATTGTGGGAAGTTTTGAAACGGAGAAAATCAAGCCCTTGCTGAACCGTTACTTGGGGAGTTTGCCCGGAAATAAAATCAAAGCCGAATTCGTAGATCACGGAGTGAGGCCTCCGAAGACGGCCGAGCGTTTTGATTTTCCGAAAAACAAGGTGGACAAGTCGAAAGTGATTCTTCGGTTTACGGGGATATACCCGTCGGGGCAAGAGGAGCGCATAGCTATGGGGATGTTGAGCGATTTGCTGACCATCCGCCTGACCAAAAAGATCCGTGAGGAATTGGGAGGCGCTTACGCTCCGTTTTCGAACGCTACGGTGATGCAAAGACCTTTCAATCACTTCAGGCTGGACGTATATTTCACCTGCAATCCCGATAAGCTCGACACTTTGGTGTCCGCAAGTTTCGGTGAGATTGAGCAACTGAAGAAATCGATTTCCGAGGAAGATCTCGAAAAGGTGAAAAAGGCGTTGCTCAAAAACAGGGAAAACTCATTGGAAAGCAACGGCTATTGGCGCCGGGTGATGGAAGACCAGTTCACTAGGGGCGAAACGGCCAAGGATTTTGAGCGCTACGAAGGCCAAATCAGAAATATCAGCGAGAAGAAGCTGAGAAAACT
This Fulvitalea axinellae DNA region includes the following protein-coding sequences:
- a CDS encoding metallophosphoesterase family protein, with protein sequence MFNLMNRKGKALAFVAGALLTFSCAQEKKSTLSSEGLELKRQPYLQMAWGDSATVTWKTNGVAKECKVVYGTSPENMNLTATGIVEDQRVNSMNIVKLKGLKPGTKYFYKVYSNDSLLAFGEEYYLRTEPAKGTNKYSYYAMGDIGQHIHKKGFPDVTAGRINDLPVRPDFGIGLGDIVYYKGESENYEKNFFFPMRSIMRNIPFYPALGNHDWGTNPKDNFDQEWILPGNEHYFSFDYQNTHFVALDSRNGDFYEPEKQVKWLEKDLADAQGKYDWIVVYLHHNGKTCSYKSDNKHVIDLYEVFARNNVDLLLNGHAHTYERLKPYDKDGNVIPQFSADSLNTYPEIKDGFISITTGAGGKLNRNWAPDPDNCDHGPIVAKAAHDGHFSLFSVDGRRLEMKVINSFNGEVMDSMVIDKN
- a CDS encoding sulfatase; protein product: MIREKISIASVALALAGQVSCMAPKEESEGPYNVLFITVDDLGQRLGAYGDNQVHTPNIDQLASRAALFENAYCAIPICMGSRACALTGVHALSPNVKNGLRRADSQLGGATALPKLLKGQGYYTISNGKVFHDRDDSEDSWSEPAWRPQIEGKKWLDPDSENYQKYSSYSFKDPKTKKRKKVEGYRGPIVEGADVPDSAYFDGKVLERSLIDLRRLKKKGQPFFLAVGFVKPHLPFYAPKKYWDMYDREAIKVAGNTDKPLNLPKQVRGSREYTMYHHRNLADSTVEFHKMARHGYYAAVSYVDSLLGRLMDELKAQGLDKNTVVVFWGDHGFHLGEHSFWGKHNVMSNALSIPMMVRMPGQEKSVRVSVPANASDLYPTVCELLGVTIPDHVGGNSLVPYFKGQGKPTQAGYSFARWQGADVVMDGRYVYSEWRKEGKVIAKMLYNHKKDPEENNNVAHDPVYASTVKELSKALDAERKHQATVYPK
- a CDS encoding M16 family metallopeptidase, producing MRRCERTVLLFFGLVIALGTRGFSQETSADSPIPFNAKAKTGQLGNGFRYYMQKNGIPKKEVHFRLIINAGSILETEEQRGFAHFLEHMAFNGSEHFPGNGMIDYLQSIGVEFGIDLNAYTGYDETVYMLPMPDNKPETLDQGFHILGDWLGGLKLNTEDIDKERGVILEEWRTTIGLQQRLKDEMYPLLYHGSRYLDRRPIGLMDVVTKEGNDEEIRKFYRDWYRPNLATLVVSGDFDEADMLKRIEGTFGKMKNPENEKERKRYGVPKHKETLVNIIQDKEITTTSVKIISKFPHKEEKTLGDLKRSVVNLLYTYMVNQRLNDIFQKPGAPFLYAQSYATAASGGTDRYVSLATVKSGQIVEGAKGLARELARIKIYGFTQGDLDRKKEILHKDFDRAAMEEDKQTSGQIVGMLSNHVLYGEEYADIKFKKEFVQRVLKEITLKDIQNLVNEYISGSEENRVVLVTAPEGDPVPTKDELLKGLAEVSDEIITAYEGMEIDKPLMSVLPEPVSPVKDKHDEVLDITTLEYANGVTVTLKSTTFKNNEIRFSSLREGGYSRASDANFDNASMAATLVSLGGLGEFDTQQVDRINSGKQVYVAPYMHRYTEGVSGFSSNEDFETLLQLTYLTHTAPRKDVPQFEHFISNKKEYNRKSLNNPDSYFTDGINKVMMQNSPRTATLLTPEKLDKIDLDKAFDFYVSRFGSARGTRFFIVGSFETEKIKPLLNRYLGSLPGNKIKAEFVDHGVRPPKTAERFDFPKNKVDKSKVILRFTGIYPSGQEERIAMGMLSDLLTIRLTKKIREELGGAYAPFSNATVMQRPFNHFRLDVYFTCNPDKLDTLVSASFGEIEQLKKSISEEDLEKVKKALLKNRENSLESNGYWRRVMEDQFTRGETAKDFERYEGQIRNISEKKLRKLAKKYFKVDECLEFVLSPEK